One Bacillus sp. FJAT-52991 genomic region harbors:
- a CDS encoding ABC transporter permease subunit produces MFTALFGSIEVGMIYAIMALGVYLSFRILDFPDLTVDGSFVTGGATASVLIISGVNPFLATGAGFLAGFIAGCLTGILHTKGKINPLLSGILMMIALYSINLRIMGKPNVPLLAEETVLTKISAWWQGLGVSSMFEGATWEILFSMFLLAFVIKIILDLFLKTEIGLGLRAVGDNDGMVRSFSANTDWLKVLGLGLSNGLVAFSGALIAQYNGSSDVGMGIGMIIIGLASVIIGEAVVGNSSIGRATLAVLIGAILYRIIITLALRIEFLETGDMKLITAVIVIIALVVPKLVDKQKAAIRKKRRAAQLEATAEKRGDHLASVKSNI; encoded by the coding sequence ATGTTTACAGCTTTGTTTGGGTCAATCGAAGTAGGAATGATTTATGCGATTATGGCATTAGGTGTGTATTTATCCTTCCGAATTCTCGATTTTCCTGATTTAACAGTAGATGGCAGTTTTGTGACAGGAGGAGCGACCGCATCTGTTTTAATTATTTCAGGAGTGAATCCTTTTTTAGCTACAGGAGCTGGGTTTTTAGCTGGATTTATCGCTGGATGCTTAACTGGGATTCTTCATACGAAAGGGAAAATTAATCCGTTGCTTTCCGGTATTTTAATGATGATTGCTCTGTATTCCATTAATTTGCGGATTATGGGAAAACCAAATGTACCTTTATTGGCAGAAGAAACGGTGCTAACGAAGATTTCAGCTTGGTGGCAGGGGCTAGGAGTAAGCAGTATGTTCGAAGGAGCGACTTGGGAAATATTATTTTCAATGTTTCTGCTTGCGTTTGTCATTAAGATCATACTTGATCTGTTTTTAAAGACAGAAATTGGTCTAGGTTTACGGGCGGTTGGTGATAATGACGGCATGGTCCGCAGCTTTTCCGCTAATACGGATTGGTTAAAGGTGCTTGGATTAGGACTATCGAATGGCTTAGTCGCGTTTTCCGGTGCGTTAATCGCACAGTATAACGGCTCTAGCGATGTGGGCATGGGAATTGGGATGATTATTATCGGTTTGGCGTCTGTCATTATCGGCGAAGCGGTCGTCGGCAATTCTTCCATTGGTCGAGCGACACTGGCGGTTTTAATAGGTGCGATTTTATATCGGATCATCATCACGTTAGCGTTAAGAATCGAGTTTTTGGAAACTGGAGATATGAAATTAATTACCGCTGTCATTGTGATTATCGCGCTTGTTGTTCCGAAGCTAGTCGATAAGCAAAAAGCGGCGATACGCAAAAAGAGAAGAGCGGCTCAACTAGAAGCTACTGCTGAGAAAAGAGGTGATCACCTTGCTTCGGTTAAATCAAATATATAA
- a CDS encoding ABC transporter substrate-binding protein, whose protein sequence is MLGGVIVKKWVKGMAAIGMTSMLMLAGCGNSGEGEKKEEAGSEKEDTVKIGVTQFVEHPSLDNAQKGFKQALEDAGIEAEYTVQNAQGDQNNNQTIATNLVSDEVDLIFANSTPSATSALNETKDIPIVFTSVTDPVAGGLVKDPKKPGGNITGTTDLHPDAISKTIEFMAKEFKGKNVGIIYNAGEQNSVAQVEAVEKVLKKNGLKLVPATVSTSSEVKQAAESLVGKADMIYIVTDNTVVSALESVIQVANKEDIPMFVGELDSVKRGGFAAFGFEYYDIGYEAGQMAVQILKEGKKPGDIPVQQPQKLKLLINEKAAKEMNIEMKEEWKDQAEFVK, encoded by the coding sequence ATGTTAGGGGGAGTCATTGTGAAGAAGTGGGTAAAAGGAATGGCGGCTATTGGAATGACGAGTATGTTAATGTTAGCTGGTTGTGGCAATAGCGGAGAAGGCGAAAAGAAAGAAGAAGCCGGATCAGAAAAGGAAGATACGGTGAAAATTGGGGTGACTCAATTTGTTGAGCATCCGTCATTAGACAACGCGCAAAAAGGATTTAAACAAGCGTTAGAAGACGCAGGCATTGAGGCAGAATATACTGTGCAAAATGCTCAAGGTGACCAAAATAATAATCAAACGATCGCAACTAACCTTGTTAGTGATGAGGTGGATTTAATTTTTGCTAACTCGACACCGAGTGCGACAAGTGCATTAAATGAGACGAAGGACATTCCAATTGTCTTTACTTCTGTGACAGATCCAGTCGCAGGCGGTTTAGTGAAAGATCCGAAAAAACCTGGCGGAAATATTACTGGAACGACGGACCTTCATCCAGATGCCATTTCCAAAACAATAGAATTTATGGCCAAGGAATTTAAAGGAAAGAACGTTGGCATTATTTATAATGCCGGTGAGCAAAATTCTGTGGCACAAGTCGAGGCTGTTGAAAAAGTGTTGAAGAAAAATGGACTGAAGCTCGTGCCAGCGACAGTATCCACTTCTTCTGAGGTGAAGCAAGCGGCAGAATCGCTTGTTGGGAAGGCTGATATGATTTATATCGTTACAGATAACACAGTCGTATCCGCTTTAGAATCTGTCATTCAAGTGGCAAATAAAGAGGATATTCCGATGTTTGTGGGCGAGCTTGATTCCGTAAAACGAGGCGGATTTGCGGCGTTTGGCTTTGAATATTACGACATCGGCTACGAGGCAGGGCAAATGGCGGTACAAATTTTGAAAGAGGGCAAAAAGCCAGGTGATATACCAGTCCAGCAGCCGCAAAAGTTAAAATTATTAATTAATGAAAAAGCCGCAAAAGAAATGAATATTGAAATGAAAGAAGAATGGAAAGATCAAGCAGAATTTGTTAAGTGA
- a CDS encoding lysophospholipid acyltransferase family protein produces the protein MFRLLYFVLFLIVTLAGSLPALRKSKKVNKELTVAERDQQVHQLPKRWARAVMKSTGSSVHIQGQEHIPNGPVLFICNHEGDFDIPALLGHVDKPFGFISKVEVKKVPVVRDWMDIIGCIYINRNNRRDAVKMLRDGAEKLKAGHSLLIFPEGTRSLGGEMKPFKSGGFRIAKDANVPIVPVAIKGTSDMFEKNNRKKVTSGHLQIEILPAIPFTIFEEYELKDVADLTQQKIQKALDQMNK, from the coding sequence ATGTTTCGTTTACTGTATTTTGTTTTATTTTTAATTGTGACGTTAGCAGGAAGTTTACCTGCATTACGCAAAAGTAAAAAAGTGAATAAGGAGCTGACGGTGGCAGAGCGCGATCAACAAGTGCATCAGCTGCCGAAACGATGGGCGAGAGCAGTCATGAAATCCACAGGCTCAAGCGTTCATATTCAAGGGCAGGAACATATTCCGAATGGTCCGGTGCTCTTCATTTGTAATCATGAAGGAGATTTTGATATTCCTGCTTTATTAGGACATGTTGATAAGCCGTTTGGATTTATTTCAAAGGTGGAAGTAAAAAAAGTGCCGGTTGTGCGCGATTGGATGGATATAATCGGGTGTATTTATATTAATCGCAATAATCGTCGTGATGCTGTCAAAATGCTTCGGGATGGTGCTGAAAAACTAAAAGCTGGCCATTCGCTATTAATTTTTCCTGAAGGGACAAGAAGCTTAGGTGGAGAGATGAAGCCATTTAAATCAGGCGGCTTTCGAATCGCTAAGGATGCCAACGTACCGATCGTTCCAGTAGCGATCAAAGGGACATCCGACATGTTTGAGAAGAACAATCGCAAAAAGGTGACGTCGGGTCATCTGCAAATAGAGATTCTACCAGCGATTCCTTTTACTATTTTTGAAGAATACGAGTTAAAAGATGTAGCGGATCTGACGCAGCAAAAAATTCAAAAAGCGCTCGATCAAATGAATAAATAA
- a CDS encoding dihydrofolate reductase — translation MISFIWAMDQNGVIGKNNQLPWRLPEDLKFFKETTMGHPIVMGRKTFESIGKPLPGRENVILTRDRSYEAEGCTVVYSVEELVQKAEKEEQLFITGGAEIFRLMLPFADRLYVTVIEESFDGETYFPKELNWDEWALVSATPGLKNEKNPYDYEFRIYEKKK, via the coding sequence ATGATTTCATTTATTTGGGCGATGGATCAAAATGGTGTCATCGGCAAGAATAATCAATTGCCTTGGCGACTACCGGAAGATTTGAAGTTTTTTAAAGAAACGACGATGGGCCATCCAATTGTGATGGGGAGAAAAACATTTGAATCCATCGGCAAGCCATTACCTGGGCGGGAAAATGTGATTTTGACTCGTGATCGCAGTTATGAGGCGGAAGGCTGTACGGTGGTTTATTCTGTGGAAGAACTAGTACAGAAAGCGGAAAAAGAAGAGCAATTATTTATTACCGGTGGAGCGGAAATTTTTCGCTTAATGCTGCCTTTTGCGGATCGATTGTATGTCACAGTGATTGAAGAATCCTTTGATGGAGAAACATATTTCCCGAAAGAACTTAACTGGGATGAATGGGCGCTCGTTTCCGCTACTCCAGGCCTTAAAAATGAGAAAAACCCGTATGACTATGAGTTTCGCATATATGAAAAGAAGAAATAG
- a CDS encoding thymidylate synthase, with protein sequence MSQSEQQYLNLCRRILQEGVRKEDRTGTGTISVFGHQMRFNLQEGFPLLTTKRIPFRLIVSELLWFMKGDTNIRYLLQHNNNIWNEWAFKNWVESEDYHGPDMKNFGLRALEDPDFKEQYEEQMKRFKEQVLMDDEFASKYGKLGDVYGSQWRAWKTTQGETIDQLQEVIDTIKKNPDSRRLLVSAWNPEDIPSMALPPCHTMFQFYVAEGKLSCQLYQRSGDVFLGVPFNIASYALLTCLIAHECGLEPGEFVHTIGDAHIYLNHMEQVEKQLQREPKSLPTLVLNEEKTNIFEFDMEDIAVEGYDPHPAIKAPVAV encoded by the coding sequence ATGAGTCAAAGTGAACAACAATATTTAAACCTTTGCCGCCGTATTTTACAGGAAGGCGTGAGAAAAGAAGATCGCACAGGAACGGGAACCATCTCCGTATTTGGACATCAAATGCGCTTTAATCTGCAAGAAGGGTTTCCGCTGCTTACAACGAAACGCATTCCTTTTCGCTTAATTGTCAGTGAGCTTTTATGGTTTATGAAAGGCGATACGAACATTCGTTATTTATTGCAGCATAATAATAATATTTGGAATGAATGGGCGTTTAAAAATTGGGTCGAAAGTGAAGACTATCACGGGCCTGATATGAAGAATTTTGGCCTTCGGGCGTTGGAAGATCCAGACTTTAAGGAACAATACGAAGAGCAAATGAAGCGATTTAAAGAACAAGTGTTAATGGACGATGAGTTTGCTTCAAAATACGGAAAACTCGGTGATGTGTATGGTAGCCAATGGCGTGCGTGGAAAACGACGCAAGGAGAAACGATTGATCAGCTGCAAGAGGTGATTGATACAATTAAGAAAAATCCCGATTCTCGCCGTTTGCTTGTCTCTGCTTGGAATCCCGAGGATATTCCATCAATGGCTTTACCGCCATGCCATACGATGTTTCAGTTTTACGTCGCGGAAGGCAAATTATCTTGTCAATTGTATCAGCGCTCTGGAGATGTCTTTTTAGGAGTGCCATTTAATATTGCAAGCTATGCCTTACTTACTTGCTTAATTGCTCATGAATGTGGACTGGAGCCAGGTGAATTCGTTCATACCATTGGCGATGCTCATATTTATTTAAATCATATGGAACAAGTAGAGAAACAGCTACAGCGTGAGCCTAAGTCACTTCCGACATTAGTGCTAAACGAAGAGAAAACAAATATCTTTGAGTTTGATATGGAAGATATCGCGGTAGAGGGGTATGATCCGCATCCAGCGATTAAAGCACCAGTAGCAGTGTAA
- a CDS encoding class I SAM-dependent methyltransferase has translation MIISTASRVNTPLEQKAKQAAEELGFPYIPRRKRSVAELQTQYESDCLIVAKERIELYPLHEREPFFFHPNSASFRVKRLMRKEEDPFVSAAKLTSGMSVLDCTLGLASDSIVASFVTGPTGHVTGIEGNLVLGYIVKQGLKEWPTPLPELKVAMEKIEVKMGRYQQVLSTFADRSFDVVYFDPMFTETVEASEGIAGLRHFAIYDELEKETLEQALRVAKQRVVLKDHFRSTRFERLGFKQQIRKTSAFHFGTIEVGS, from the coding sequence ATGATTATTTCAACCGCAAGTAGAGTGAATACGCCATTAGAGCAAAAGGCTAAGCAAGCAGCGGAAGAATTAGGATTTCCGTATATTCCTAGACGAAAACGTTCCGTTGCCGAGCTGCAAACACAATATGAATCCGACTGTTTGATCGTCGCGAAGGAGCGGATTGAGCTATACCCTTTGCATGAACGGGAGCCTTTTTTCTTTCACCCCAATTCGGCTTCTTTCCGGGTGAAACGATTGATGCGTAAAGAAGAAGATCCCTTCGTGTCTGCCGCTAAACTCACGTCGGGAATGTCCGTGTTGGATTGTACGCTTGGATTGGCGTCTGATAGTATTGTAGCCAGCTTCGTCACCGGTCCAACAGGCCATGTGACAGGCATTGAAGGCAATCTGGTACTCGGCTATATTGTGAAGCAAGGGTTAAAGGAATGGCCAACGCCACTACCAGAGTTAAAGGTAGCGATGGAGAAGATTGAAGTAAAGATGGGACGTTATCAACAAGTGTTATCGACGTTTGCCGATCGCTCCTTTGATGTCGTTTATTTTGACCCGATGTTCACCGAAACCGTCGAAGCGTCAGAAGGCATTGCGGGACTGCGGCATTTTGCGATTTATGATGAGCTGGAGAAAGAGACGCTTGAACAAGCACTAAGGGTGGCGAAACAACGTGTTGTGTTAAAAGATCACTTCCGCTCGACAAGATTTGAGCGCCTCGGCTTTAAACAGCAGATTCGGAAAACATCGGCGTTTCATTTTGGGACGATTGAAGTCGGCTCATGA
- a CDS encoding BrxA/BrxB family bacilliredoxin, producing MTNAYEEYMRQMVLPMRAELTNAGFTELKTAEEVTAFMEKVEGMTLVVVNSVCGCAAGLARPAATQAAMHDAAPEHFVTVFAGQDKEATAQMRTYFEGYEPSSPSMALLKGKEVVHFVPREQIEGQDIGSIITNLTTAFEQYCK from the coding sequence ATGACAAATGCTTATGAAGAATATATGCGCCAAATGGTGTTACCGATGCGTGCTGAATTAACAAATGCTGGTTTTACGGAACTGAAAACAGCGGAGGAAGTCACAGCTTTTATGGAAAAAGTAGAAGGAATGACATTAGTAGTGGTAAATTCCGTATGCGGCTGTGCGGCTGGTCTAGCTCGACCAGCAGCGACTCAAGCGGCAATGCATGATGCAGCACCTGAGCATTTCGTCACGGTGTTTGCTGGACAAGACAAGGAAGCAACAGCACAAATGCGCACGTATTTCGAGGGATACGAGCCATCTTCTCCTTCTATGGCGCTATTAAAAGGAAAAGAAGTGGTACACTTCGTTCCGCGTGAGCAAATTGAAGGACAAGATATCGGTTCAATCATTACGAATTTGACGACGGCTTTTGAACAATACTGTAAATAA